DNA from SAR324 cluster bacterium:
GATCTCTGATATCTTTTTGAAAAGATACAGAGTTGACTTTGCAGCAGGCATTGTGGATGTGCTCTCATTTAACTTCTCAAGTATAGTCATTATCAGGAAAAACCATGTCTGGCAGAATCGAAGGAAAGATTGCACTGGTTGTGGGTGCGGCCCAAAGTATCGGTGAAGCAATCGCAAAACGTTTTGTGCAAGAGGGAGCAAAGGTTGTAATTGCAGATGTTTTGGATCAGGTTGGCCAAGCAACAGCCGAACGTCTAAGTGGCATCTATGTCCACACGGATATCTCAGATTTTGAAGCAGCTAAAGAAGCAGTAAAAGTCGCTGTCCAATTATGGGACCCTCGATATTATTGTACAGAACACAGGAATTTATCCTTGGACCTTGATTGAAAACACACCACCAGAAGAGTGGGACCAAGTTTGTGCAGTTAATTCGAAAGGGACTTTTCTGGCAACTCGAGCAGCCCTCCCAGTGATGAAAAAAATCGATCTGGTCGTATGATTTTCACCTCTTCAATTACAGGTCCCTACGTAACAAGTCCCGGTCACGGACACTACTCTGCGACAAAAGCAGGTATAAACGACTTCATTAAGGCTGCTGCTCTTGAATTTTCTGGCTACGGTATAACAGTCAATGGAGTTGAACCCGGAAATATTCCAACAGATGGGATGAAAGCTCACCGATCTCAGAACTTTATCAAATCGATGGAAGATGCCATTCCTCTTGGCCGGCTCGGTACCCTACTCGACGTAGCAAACGCATTTTTATTTCTTACTTCTGATGAAGCCGCCTATATCACAGGTAAAACTATCATGGTTGACGGTGGACAATTACTACCCGAAGGGAATGATTTTCGGATCAATCCAGACCAGTAATATTTAAAGAACAACATCAATGACAAAATCATATTCGGATCAGTTATGAGTCGTTTCGAAGGCCAGGTTGTTATTGTTACAGGAGGCGCTTTAGGAATTGGAGGAGCTACTGCTCGAAAATTTGCGAAAGAGGGGGCTAAAGTCCTCATCGCAGATTTCAATGAGGAGGCCGCTACCAAGAGTGTCGAATTGATTCTCAGTCAAGGGGGCATCGCAGTATTCAGTCATACTGATGTTTCCAAGAGTGAAGATGTCGAGAGAATGGTTGAGGAAGCCATTCGACAATTTGGTGGTGTGGATGTTCTTGTACAAAACGCTTTCAGTGTTGTAGGCGGTGAAAATCATATTCATGGAAGTGCTGTCACTGTCAAAGAGGAAAGCTGGGACTACGGAATGGATGTGATGCTCAAGGCTCTATACCTTGGCGCCAAGCATTGTATCCCCCACATGCAACGCAAGCAGTTTGGGAACATCGTCAACATCGCCTCAGTCCACAGCTTTCTTCAAGAACCCAACATGCTTGTCTATGAAACTGCAAAAGCTGCAGTAGTTGGCTTGACACGGCAAATGGCTGTTGATTTTGGCCCTGACAATATTCGTGTAAACGCGATTGCACCAGGACACATCGTTACCGAAGGTATACAAAAGGTCTGGGAGCAAAACCCTACGGGTTTTCAATTTCTTGAGAATCAGTACCCCTTGCGCAAGGCAGGGGTACCTGACGACATAGCAGCAGGAATCGCTTTCCTCTGCTCTGACCAAGCTTCCTTCATCACAGGGCACACGCTAGTGATTGATGGTGGGCTCTCGATTCAGCTTCAGGAAAAATTTGGTATCCGGCAGGCTGTATTCGCTCGCAATCAACCCGATGTCCAAATTCCAGACGCCGACTACCAGAAGGAAAAGAACAAATGAGCTGCTCGTTTCGATTCTCCAACTTAATTACTGGACCCTGAGATGACTGCCTTGCCTCAACTCTGAGCGGATGGATATTGCGTCATTGACCAAGTTCTAGATCAAACAGCCATGGACTGGCTTCGAAGTCTATGTGGACAAGTTCTGAGCAACGTTTCTGCTGAACACCGAGAAAGAAATCGTTCCCAAGGCAGTTTGGTTTTGATTGCGGACTACCCCAAGTTTGGCAGATTACTTGGTCACCCAGCTCTTTCTAAGATCTTTGATGAGTTGGAATTTCGAGATCCAAAATTCAGTTCAGGTTA
Protein-coding regions in this window:
- a CDS encoding SDR family oxidoreductase — protein: MSRFEGQVVIVTGGALGIGGATARKFAKEGAKVLIADFNEEAATKSVELILSQGGIAVFSHTDVSKSEDVERMVEEAIRQFGGVDVLVQNAFSVVGGENHIHGSAVTVKEESWDYGMDVMLKALYLGAKHCIPHMQRKQFGNIVNIASVHSFLQEPNMLVYETAKAAVVGLTRQMAVDFGPDNIRVNAIAPGHIVTEGIQKVWEQNPTGFQFLENQYPLRKAGVPDDIAAGIAFLCSDQASFITGHTLVIDGGLSIQLQEKFGIRQAVFARNQPDVQIPDADYQKEKNK